In one window of Azoarcus olearius DNA:
- the glk gene encoding glucokinase yields the protein MRILAADIGGSQSRLLLAELEGEAWRTLRRHTFPSPDFASVEALLDGFLAGGEAVAAACLAVAGPVASQRVALTNLPWIVDAAALATRFGLRQVRIVNDFAAQAHGLPALDADGICTLQAGAPVADGLRALMGAGTGLGVALLAGPDAHPRALPSEGGHADFAPRNAEEMALVQDLLPRHGRISLETLLCGRGLERLYRRAAGLADDAPASARAIGEAALAGEPAARDAVALFGRLLGAAAGNLALTSLALGGVYLSGGITPKLLPLLRDGGLREAFCDKPPMRALMERIPLHVVTDELLGLKGAAQLAARLARGLD from the coding sequence ATGCGGATACTTGCGGCAGATATCGGCGGCTCGCAGTCGCGCCTGCTGCTCGCGGAACTGGAGGGCGAGGCGTGGCGCACGCTGCGCCGCCACACCTTTCCCAGCCCGGATTTCGCCTCGGTGGAGGCGCTGCTGGACGGCTTTCTGGCGGGCGGCGAGGCCGTGGCGGCAGCCTGCCTCGCGGTCGCCGGGCCGGTGGCCAGCCAGCGCGTCGCGCTCACCAACCTGCCGTGGATCGTCGATGCGGCAGCCCTTGCGACCCGTTTCGGGCTGCGCCAGGTGCGCATCGTCAACGACTTCGCCGCCCAGGCCCACGGCCTGCCCGCGCTCGATGCGGATGGAATCTGCACGCTGCAGGCCGGCGCCCCGGTGGCGGATGGCTTGCGCGCCTTGATGGGGGCCGGCACCGGCCTGGGCGTTGCGCTGCTTGCCGGACCGGACGCCCACCCGCGCGCGCTGCCGAGCGAAGGCGGCCATGCCGATTTCGCCCCGCGCAATGCCGAAGAAATGGCGCTGGTGCAGGACCTGTTGCCGCGTCATGGCCGCATCAGCCTGGAAACCCTGCTGTGCGGACGCGGGCTGGAGCGCCTGTACCGGCGCGCGGCCGGGCTGGCGGACGACGCACCGGCGAGCGCGCGCGCGATCGGCGAAGCGGCGCTGGCCGGCGAGCCCGCCGCACGCGATGCGGTGGCGCTGTTCGGCCGCCTGCTCGGCGCCGCGGCGGGCAATCTGGCGCTCACCAGCCTCGCGCTCGGCGGCGTCTATCTCAGCGGCGGCATCACACCCAAGCTGCTGCCGCTGTTGCGCGACGGCGGCCTGCGCGAAGCCTTTTGCGACAAGCCGCCGATGCGTGCGCTGATGGAGCGGATTCCGCTTCATGTCGTCACCGACGAACTGCTCGGGCTGAAGGGCGCGGCCCAACTGGCGGCGCGCCTGGCGCGCGGGCTGGACTGA
- a CDS encoding ABC transporter ATP-binding protein/permease yields MGAAATPPVSRGRVSQLLRQFRLLVAPYWRSERKWRIRAATAWLVLLTMAQVGLAIWISYWNRELFDALEERSLSDLARQTLTFVLIFVLTMAVTAAHLHIKRWVQLDWRKWMTSQLLDRWMAHAHLYRLNYSSADHDNPDGRIAEDVRIATDMAITLAHSLLFSLLILGSFVDILLEVSGTAPVPGTSFAVPGFMVAMAFVYAGVGTVLGLMLGRPLIRSTNVLQAVEANFRFGLARAREHSEPVAMMRGERFERRAADQQFADVGRGWNLQTLAYLGIVSFSTGYGTLLPVFPILIAAPQYIGGAMSLGLLMQAAQAFQRLTSALSWPVDNLGDLARCRASIDRIVALYEDLDALERRGWENDASGERIRVIHSHHPELRISGLRLESPSGQVLLEDFELHVRRGERILITGDPALTISLFKAVAGLWPWGRGEISLPEGRDMMFLPQRPFLPEGTLRAVLSYPQRATRYSDAALHRALECAGISWLAPRLDESEDWSRSLSLRAQQRLGIARLFLQQPGWVFIEEATDAFDLKDEVCTMEMLHHELPSTTLLNISLHNGLFHFYDRKLVLTRQREPAARAREAAALPEA; encoded by the coding sequence ATGGGCGCGGCCGCCACTCCGCCTGTCTCGCGCGGCCGCGTATCGCAGTTGCTGCGCCAGTTCCGCCTGCTGGTGGCGCCGTACTGGCGCAGCGAGCGCAAGTGGCGGATACGGGCGGCAACCGCCTGGCTGGTGCTGCTGACCATGGCCCAGGTGGGGTTGGCGATCTGGATCAGCTACTGGAACCGCGAGCTGTTCGACGCGCTGGAGGAGCGCTCGCTGTCCGACCTCGCGCGCCAGACCCTCACCTTCGTGCTGATCTTCGTGCTGACGATGGCGGTGACCGCGGCGCATCTGCACATCAAGCGCTGGGTGCAGCTGGACTGGCGCAAGTGGATGACCAGCCAGCTGCTCGACCGCTGGATGGCGCATGCACATCTGTATCGCCTGAACTACTCCAGCGCCGACCACGACAACCCGGACGGGCGCATTGCCGAGGACGTGCGCATCGCCACCGACATGGCGATCACGCTGGCCCATTCCCTGCTGTTCTCGCTGCTGATCCTGGGCAGCTTCGTCGACATCCTGCTCGAAGTGTCCGGCACCGCGCCGGTGCCGGGCACCTCGTTCGCGGTGCCCGGCTTCATGGTGGCGATGGCCTTCGTCTATGCCGGCGTCGGCACCGTGCTGGGGCTGATGCTGGGCCGCCCGCTGATCCGCAGCACCAACGTGCTGCAGGCGGTGGAGGCCAATTTCCGCTTCGGCCTGGCGCGGGCGCGCGAGCATTCCGAGCCGGTGGCGATGATGCGGGGCGAGCGTTTCGAGCGCCGCGCGGCCGACCAGCAGTTTGCCGACGTGGGCCGCGGCTGGAACCTGCAGACGCTCGCCTATCTCGGCATCGTGTCGTTTTCCACCGGCTACGGCACGCTGCTGCCGGTGTTCCCCATCCTGATCGCGGCGCCGCAGTACATCGGCGGGGCGATGTCGCTGGGCTTGCTGATGCAGGCCGCTCAGGCCTTCCAGCGCCTGACCTCGGCGCTGTCGTGGCCGGTGGACAACCTCGGCGACCTCGCGCGCTGCCGGGCATCCATCGACCGCATCGTGGCGCTGTATGAAGACCTGGATGCGCTGGAGCGGCGCGGCTGGGAGAACGACGCCAGCGGCGAGCGCATCCGCGTCATCCATTCCCACCACCCGGAGCTGCGCATCAGCGGACTGCGCCTCGAGTCGCCCAGCGGGCAGGTGCTGCTGGAGGATTTCGAGCTGCATGTGCGGCGCGGCGAACGCATCCTGATCACCGGCGACCCGGCGCTGACGATCAGTCTGTTCAAGGCGGTGGCGGGCCTGTGGCCATGGGGCAGGGGCGAGATCAGCCTGCCCGAAGGGCGCGACATGATGTTCCTGCCGCAGCGCCCCTTCCTGCCCGAAGGCACGCTGCGCGCGGTGCTGAGCTACCCGCAGCGCGCCACCCGCTACAGCGACGCCGCGCTGCATCGCGCGCTGGAATGCGCCGGCATCTCCTGGCTGGCGCCGCGGCTGGACGAAAGCGAGGACTGGAGCCGCAGCCTCTCGCTGCGTGCGCAGCAGCGGCTGGGCATTGCGCGCCTCTTCCTGCAGCAGCCGGGCTGGGTGTTCATCGAGGAAGCCACCGACGCCTTCGACCTGAAGGACGAGGTGTGCACCATGGAGATGCTGCACCACGAGCTGCCCAGCACCACGCTGCTCAACATCAGCCTGCACAACGGCCTGTTCCACTTCTACGACCGCAAGCTGGTGCTGACGCGCCAGCGCGAGCCCGCCGCGCGGGCCCGCGAAGCCGCCGCGCTACCGGAAGCTTGA
- a CDS encoding methyltransferase codes for MTLQMNAGAVRRFAKAMKFGAWLQGIPNKVTPAPFRLVQIGSAYWQSRALFVAARLDVATVLGTESLQASELAGRLGANGSALGRLMRFLAAMGVFEEMAPMTFRNNALSRCLASDDPQSVRAMILMHNSEAMSRPWFEQLEAGIRSGTPPFSLSHGEHLFDYLDHNGDFDQLFSAAMDSVEALAGDGYATDLDWSRFERIIDVGGSRGTKALGILKCHPGLSALIVDRPQVVAASQRYWANHPAEGVERLRFQPGNLLETIPAATGPKDVYLLSAVLHGFDDDTCVRALQKLREAIGDSGARAAILEMVLPESSADVAAASFDMQMFVGCRGRERTLAEWKSVIRAGGLILEEVVRLRSLGSILVLRSD; via the coding sequence ATGACACTCCAAATGAACGCCGGTGCGGTGCGCCGATTCGCAAAGGCCATGAAATTTGGCGCGTGGCTTCAAGGCATCCCCAACAAAGTGACACCGGCCCCTTTCCGGCTCGTCCAAATTGGCTCGGCCTACTGGCAATCTCGGGCGCTCTTCGTCGCGGCGCGGCTGGACGTGGCCACTGTTCTAGGAACGGAGAGCCTGCAGGCATCCGAACTTGCCGGCCGGCTTGGCGCCAACGGCAGCGCCCTCGGGCGCCTGATGCGATTCCTCGCCGCTATGGGAGTCTTCGAGGAAATGGCCCCGATGACTTTCCGCAACAACGCGCTTTCCCGCTGTCTGGCCAGTGACGACCCGCAAAGCGTGCGTGCCATGATCCTGATGCACAACTCGGAGGCCATGAGCCGCCCCTGGTTCGAGCAACTGGAAGCCGGCATCCGCAGCGGAACGCCGCCTTTCAGTCTCAGCCATGGAGAGCACCTGTTCGACTACCTGGACCACAACGGCGACTTCGATCAGCTCTTCTCTGCAGCCATGGACAGCGTGGAGGCCCTGGCCGGCGACGGTTATGCCACCGACCTGGACTGGAGTCGGTTCGAACGCATCATCGATGTCGGCGGCTCCCGGGGCACCAAGGCCTTGGGCATCCTGAAATGCCACCCCGGGCTGTCCGCCCTGATCGTAGACCGGCCCCAGGTTGTAGCGGCGTCTCAACGGTATTGGGCAAACCATCCAGCCGAGGGGGTCGAACGCCTGCGCTTCCAACCCGGCAACCTGCTCGAAACGATTCCGGCGGCGACAGGGCCGAAGGATGTCTATCTGCTCTCGGCCGTACTGCATGGCTTTGACGACGATACCTGCGTTCGGGCATTGCAGAAACTCCGCGAGGCCATCGGCGATAGCGGTGCGCGCGCGGCAATTCTGGAAATGGTCCTGCCGGAAAGCAGTGCCGATGTTGCCGCTGCCTCCTTCGACATGCAGATGTTTGTCGGCTGTCGCGGACGGGAGCGCACGTTGGCCGAATGGAAGTCAGTTATTCGGGCCGGCGGCCTGATTCTCGAAGAGGTCGTTCGCCTTCGGTCGCTGGGCAGCATTCTCGTTTTGCGTTCGGACTGA
- a CDS encoding ArnT family glycosyltransferase, producing MLPATSSLPAPAAAERALSRFFFGCVVLATAYRLAVLARLGLNPYVDEAYYWGWAQALDWGYYSKPPLIAALLALSERLFGDNLYALKAPSLMLYPATALVIHRLGCVLFDARTGCWAGLAFLTLPATSALGLFASTDAPLLLCWALALLLLWQAQRDERIAPWLGLGVVTGLGLMSKYTMLAFAGSALLALLAEPAGRRRLASPGPWLALAVALAIFAPNLWWNAHHGFPTFQHTAEITRLNARGWEPDELGEFLLAQWAAFGPLLALGLLLPLRAPRALWADARLRFLLVFVWPLLLVVSLQALTGRANGNWAAPVFVAGCLFVAATLQPQRARLLMAAVALNIVLGLGLYHWQDLLAAAGKPLTGRSDPYKRARGWDALVAAVRPHYEAARTRDPDVILMGDDRELLAQLIYGLRPLRYARWQADAHIVDHYGLTAPLRADDRGSVLFASIRRDPAALAEVTRRFEQAQPLGEVDVALYPDFHRRASLWLLKGFKAY from the coding sequence ATGCTGCCTGCGACATCCTCGCTCCCCGCCCCTGCCGCCGCCGAGCGCGCCTTGTCGCGCTTCTTTTTCGGCTGCGTGGTGCTCGCCACTGCATACCGGCTGGCGGTGCTCGCGCGCCTCGGGCTGAACCCGTATGTGGACGAGGCCTACTACTGGGGCTGGGCGCAGGCGCTGGACTGGGGCTACTACTCCAAGCCGCCGCTGATCGCCGCGCTGCTGGCGCTGTCCGAACGCCTGTTCGGCGACAACCTGTACGCGCTCAAGGCGCCGTCGCTGATGCTGTACCCGGCCACCGCGCTGGTCATCCACCGCCTCGGCTGCGTGCTGTTCGACGCCCGCACCGGCTGCTGGGCGGGGCTCGCCTTCCTCACGCTGCCGGCCACGTCCGCGCTGGGGCTTTTTGCCAGCACCGATGCGCCGCTGCTGCTGTGCTGGGCGCTCGCGCTGCTGCTGTTGTGGCAGGCGCAGCGCGACGAGCGCATCGCGCCCTGGCTGGGATTGGGTGTGGTCACCGGGCTGGGCCTGATGTCGAAGTACACGATGCTCGCGTTCGCGGGCTCGGCCCTGCTGGCGCTGCTGGCCGAGCCCGCGGGGCGGCGCCGGCTGGCCTCGCCGGGGCCCTGGCTGGCGCTGGCGGTGGCACTGGCGATCTTCGCCCCCAACCTGTGGTGGAACGCGCACCACGGCTTTCCCACCTTCCAGCACACCGCCGAGATCACGCGGCTGAACGCGCGCGGCTGGGAGCCGGACGAACTCGGCGAATTTCTGCTCGCGCAGTGGGCCGCGTTCGGGCCGCTGCTCGCGCTGGGCCTGCTGTTGCCGTTGCGCGCGCCCCGCGCGCTGTGGGCCGACGCGCGGCTGCGTTTCCTGCTCGTCTTCGTGTGGCCGCTGCTGCTGGTGGTCAGCCTGCAGGCGCTGACCGGGCGTGCAAACGGCAACTGGGCGGCGCCGGTCTTCGTGGCGGGCTGCCTGTTCGTCGCGGCCACGCTGCAGCCGCAGCGAGCGCGCCTGCTGATGGCGGCGGTCGCGCTCAATATCGTGCTGGGGCTGGGGCTGTATCACTGGCAGGACCTGCTCGCCGCGGCCGGCAAGCCGCTGACCGGCCGCAGCGACCCCTACAAGCGCGCCCGCGGCTGGGACGCGCTGGTGGCCGCGGTACGTCCGCACTACGAGGCCGCGCGCACCCGCGACCCCGACGTGATCCTGATGGGCGACGACCGCGAACTGCTCGCCCAGCTCATCTACGGCCTGCGCCCGCTGCGTTACGCGCGCTGGCAGGCGGACGCCCACATCGTCGATCACTACGGCCTCACCGCGCCGCTGCGCGCGGACGACCGCGGCAGCGTGCTGTTTGCCTCCATCCGCCGCGACCCGGCCGCGCTGGCCGAGGTCACCCGGCGTTTCGAACAGGCGCAGCCCCTGGGCGAAGTGGATGTCGCGCTGTATCCGGATTTTCACAGAAGGGCGTCACTATGGCTGCTGAAGGGCTTCAAGGCTTACTGA
- a CDS encoding glycoside hydrolase family 13 protein, whose protein sequence is MKTGWWRNAVVYQVYPRSFMDSNGDGIGDLPGLLQRLDYLQWLGVTVIWLCPMFRSPNDDNGYDISDYQDIHPEFGTMADFDRLLEELHRRGMRLVLDLVLNHTSDEHPWFIESRSSRDNPRRNWYVWRDGRNGGPPNNWESIFKGSAWAWDEATGQYYLHLFTRRQPDLNWENPEVRTAMAAMVRWWLDKGVDGFRIDAVTHMKKAPGFPDAPNPQGLEFAPAYGCHMCVPGVLDFVDELARASFARYDVMTVGEANGVSAAQAVEWVGEDRGRLDMILQFEHWHLWSNQPRVALDVRALKTILTRWQLALAESGWNALYLENHDLPRVLSRWGDTARYRYESATALAAMYFLMRGTPFIYQGQELGMANTVFTSLDDFRDRFAYNRIERMRAAGMDDADILAEMSLTARDNSRTPMPWNNSSNAGFTTGIPWLAVNPEYPAINVATEREEPRSVLNFYRALIALRTTEPVLAHGRYRLVAKRHPQVYAYLRESEEGRFLVVCNLTAEPATFSHRAFPWQRVKLRLGNYPTPRDEGEWGVLRAFEARVVEVG, encoded by the coding sequence ATGAAAACCGGATGGTGGCGCAACGCGGTGGTGTACCAGGTGTATCCCCGCAGCTTCATGGATTCCAACGGCGACGGCATCGGCGATCTGCCGGGCCTGCTGCAGCGGCTGGACTACCTGCAGTGGCTGGGGGTGACGGTGATCTGGCTGTGCCCGATGTTCCGCTCGCCCAACGACGACAACGGCTACGACATCAGCGACTACCAGGACATCCACCCCGAATTCGGCACCATGGCCGACTTCGACCGCCTGCTGGAAGAACTGCACCGGCGCGGCATGCGGCTGGTGCTGGACCTGGTGCTGAACCACACCAGCGACGAGCATCCGTGGTTCATCGAGTCGCGCAGCTCGCGCGACAACCCCAGGCGCAACTGGTACGTCTGGCGCGACGGCCGCAACGGCGGCCCGCCCAACAACTGGGAGAGCATCTTCAAGGGCTCGGCCTGGGCCTGGGACGAAGCCACCGGCCAGTATTACCTCCACCTCTTCACCCGCCGCCAGCCGGACCTGAACTGGGAGAACCCCGAGGTGCGCACGGCCATGGCCGCCATGGTGCGCTGGTGGCTGGACAAGGGCGTGGACGGCTTTCGCATCGACGCCGTCACCCACATGAAAAAAGCGCCCGGCTTTCCCGACGCGCCCAATCCTCAGGGGCTGGAGTTTGCCCCCGCCTACGGCTGCCACATGTGCGTGCCCGGCGTGCTCGATTTCGTCGACGAACTGGCGCGGGCATCCTTTGCCCGCTACGACGTGATGACCGTGGGCGAGGCCAACGGCGTTTCGGCCGCGCAGGCGGTGGAATGGGTGGGCGAAGACCGCGGCCGGCTCGACATGATCCTGCAGTTCGAGCACTGGCACCTGTGGTCCAACCAGCCCCGCGTCGCGCTCGACGTGCGCGCGTTGAAGACCATCCTGACCCGCTGGCAACTCGCGCTGGCGGAAAGCGGCTGGAACGCCCTCTACCTGGAAAACCACGACCTGCCGCGCGTGCTGTCGCGCTGGGGCGATACCGCCCGCTATCGCTACGAAAGCGCCACCGCGCTCGCCGCCATGTACTTCCTGATGCGCGGCACGCCCTTCATCTACCAGGGCCAGGAACTCGGCATGGCCAACACCGTGTTCACCAGCCTGGACGACTTCCGCGACCGCTTCGCCTACAACCGCATCGAACGCATGCGCGCCGCCGGCATGGACGACGCCGACATCCTCGCGGAAATGTCACTGACGGCCCGCGACAACTCCCGCACTCCCATGCCCTGGAACAACAGCTCCAACGCCGGCTTCACCACCGGCATCCCCTGGCTGGCGGTGAACCCGGAGTACCCGGCGATCAACGTCGCCACCGAACGGGAGGAGCCGCGCTCGGTGCTCAACTTCTACCGCGCGCTGATCGCGCTGCGCACCACGGAGCCGGTACTGGCACACGGCCGCTACCGCCTCGTCGCCAAACGGCATCCGCAGGTTTATGCGTATCTGCGCGAGTCGGAAGAGGGGCGTTTTCTGGTGGTGTGCAATTTGACCGCGGAACCGGCGACGTTTTCACACCGGGCGTTTCCGTGGCAGCGGGTGAAGCTGCGGCTGGGGAATTATCCGACGCCGCGGGATGAAGGGGAGTGGGGGGTGTTGAGGGCGTTTGAGGCGCGGGTGGTGGAGGTGGGGTAG
- a CDS encoding TetR/AcrR family transcriptional regulator, whose protein sequence is MDTCNPAEPLRSRLIKAALDCFLADDYHNVTTRRIAECADANVSMIRYYFGSKEGLYEEMIRETLSPLLDVLDGPLLSSTAGFAEFLGLYYRTMSARPEFPKLILKVLALRHGPGRRFIHQLLERGRTRGARKVADLKAQGQVAPAIDPDILRLAFVSLAMTPMLLKDIFEEQMERPMDDAFLESLARFNGHLFAAGLAPTISRRQGEAA, encoded by the coding sequence ATGGACACTTGCAATCCTGCAGAACCGCTCCGTAGCCGCCTGATCAAGGCAGCACTCGACTGCTTCCTTGCCGATGACTATCACAACGTCACGACCCGGCGCATTGCCGAGTGTGCCGATGCCAATGTATCGATGATCCGCTACTACTTCGGCAGCAAGGAAGGGCTCTACGAGGAAATGATCCGTGAGACTTTGAGCCCGCTGCTGGATGTTCTCGATGGACCGCTCTTGTCCTCGACGGCTGGTTTCGCGGAATTCCTTGGTCTGTACTACCGAACGATGTCGGCCCGTCCCGAATTTCCCAAACTGATCCTCAAGGTGCTGGCACTCCGACACGGGCCGGGTCGCCGCTTCATTCATCAGCTGCTGGAACGCGGACGCACCCGCGGGGCGCGCAAGGTCGCCGACTTGAAGGCCCAGGGACAGGTCGCACCAGCGATCGACCCCGACATCCTGCGCCTGGCTTTCGTCAGCCTGGCCATGACCCCGATGCTGCTCAAGGACATCTTCGAGGAACAGATGGAGCGACCCATGGACGATGCCTTCCTGGAGAGCCTCGCCAGGTTCAACGGTCATTTGTTTGCCGCCGGCCTAGCGCCGACCATTTCCCGCCGACAGGGGGAAGCGGCATGA
- a CDS encoding glycoside hydrolase family 5 protein, translating to MKSKSLKLRGVNLGSWLLLEKWMVPSLFEGLAATDETTWCAELGSAAPEKLRHHWNTFVTRDDFAWLAERGINAVRIPVGHWIFGPGYPYHPKYGSERQPFVTGGIDVLDRAMEWAREFGLHVVLDLHAAPGCQNGFDNGGILGVCEWHTQPDYLAHTLDVLERLAQRYCNHPALHAIEALNEPRWDVPTDYLKAFYLQAYARIRKHCPADRVAVVFHDGFRSFREYLGFMQAPEYENVIFDLHRYQCFDRAEIDMDIYGHIRKAAGEWKQEADDIITELNLPAICGEWSLGLDLRVVSLWAEGPFNHALEYMDDFQQNVATRGYAAAQLATFEKYLGWFFWSYKTETTPAWCFRDSVERGWLPSSFR from the coding sequence ATGAAAAGCAAGAGCTTGAAGCTGCGCGGCGTCAACCTGGGAAGCTGGCTGCTGCTGGAAAAGTGGATGGTCCCCAGCCTGTTCGAAGGCCTGGCGGCGACCGACGAAACCACCTGGTGCGCCGAACTCGGCAGCGCCGCGCCGGAAAAGCTGCGCCACCACTGGAACACCTTCGTCACCCGCGATGATTTCGCCTGGCTGGCCGAACGCGGCATCAACGCGGTGCGCATCCCGGTGGGGCACTGGATCTTCGGCCCCGGCTACCCCTACCACCCCAAGTACGGCAGCGAACGCCAGCCCTTCGTCACTGGCGGCATCGACGTGCTGGACCGCGCGATGGAATGGGCCCGCGAGTTCGGCCTGCACGTGGTGCTGGACCTTCACGCCGCGCCCGGCTGCCAGAACGGTTTCGACAACGGCGGCATCCTCGGTGTGTGCGAATGGCACACCCAGCCGGATTACCTGGCGCACACGCTGGACGTGCTCGAACGCCTCGCCCAGCGCTATTGCAACCATCCCGCGCTGCACGCCATCGAGGCGCTCAACGAGCCGCGCTGGGACGTGCCCACCGATTACCTCAAGGCCTTCTACCTGCAGGCCTACGCGCGCATCCGCAAGCATTGCCCGGCAGACCGCGTGGCGGTGGTGTTCCACGACGGTTTCCGCTCCTTCCGCGAATACCTTGGCTTCATGCAGGCGCCGGAATACGAAAACGTGATTTTCGACCTGCACCGCTACCAGTGCTTCGACCGCGCCGAGATCGACATGGACATCTACGGCCACATCCGCAAGGCGGCCGGAGAATGGAAGCAGGAAGCGGACGACATCATCACCGAGCTGAACCTGCCGGCGATCTGCGGCGAATGGAGCCTGGGGCTGGACCTGCGGGTGGTGTCGCTGTGGGCAGAGGGCCCGTTCAACCACGCGCTGGAATACATGGACGATTTCCAACAGAACGTGGCCACGCGCGGCTACGCGGCGGCGCAGTTGGCCACCTTCGAGAAATACCTCGGCTGGTTCTTCTGGAGCTACAAAACCGAGACCACGCCGGCCTGGTGCTTCCGCGACAGCGTGGAGCGCGGCTGGCTGCCGTCAAGCTTCCGGTAG
- a CDS encoding tyrosine-protein phosphatase, translating to MNAALSTPTRRLRAWLDMHLVDHGAIRAVYNNFHALGGGMYRCSQPSPAQIRRYHARHGIRSIINLRGVHDYGSYFFEEEACARLGIALHSVKLYSRVPPSVEEIHRMRDLFAGLQYPALLHCKSGADRAGLGAALYRILQLGHPVREAMRELSWKYGHSKRARTGILDFFFASYLPHHARTPIAFLDWVDTVYDEQALKAAFRDHGWASAMVDTVLRRE from the coding sequence ATGAACGCAGCGTTATCCACCCCCACCCGCCGGCTGCGCGCCTGGCTGGACATGCATCTGGTCGACCACGGCGCGATCCGCGCGGTGTACAACAACTTCCATGCGCTGGGCGGCGGCATGTACCGCTGCAGCCAGCCCAGCCCGGCGCAGATCCGCCGCTACCACGCCCGCCACGGCATCCGCAGCATCATCAACCTGCGCGGGGTGCACGATTACGGCTCCTACTTCTTCGAGGAAGAAGCCTGCGCCCGCCTCGGCATCGCGCTGCACAGCGTCAAGCTGTACTCGCGGGTGCCGCCGTCGGTGGAAGAAATCCACCGCATGCGCGACCTCTTCGCCGGCCTGCAGTACCCGGCGCTGCTGCACTGCAAGTCGGGCGCCGACCGCGCCGGGCTGGGCGCGGCCCTGTACCGCATCCTGCAACTCGGCCACCCGGTGCGCGAGGCGATGCGCGAGCTGTCGTGGAAATACGGCCATTCGAAGCGCGCCCGCACCGGCATCCTCGACTTCTTCTTCGCCAGCTATCTCCCCCACCACGCGCGCACGCCGATCGCCTTTCTCGACTGGGTGGACACGGTGTACGACGAACAGGCGCTCAAGGCCGCCTTCCGCGACCACGGCTGGGCCAGCGCGATGGTCGACACGGTGCTGCGGCGGGAATGA